A window of Rhododendron vialii isolate Sample 1 chromosome 13a, ASM3025357v1 contains these coding sequences:
- the LOC131312730 gene encoding uncharacterized protein LOC131312730: MDEFWRGHIPAFGSWDCNDEYGLPFTQCFESARQAGGLLRYTYSEDRDLYVTGDLYQNDVVTPAMIVVPRRRAKARYPHVKEAKKEEWVVKEPPSPVSLAQPPRPPRKAPKAVDEDLYKISPELLYAKPKRKRGMGFFSSCWLPTCAS, encoded by the exons ATGGAT GAGTTTTGGAGAGGGCACATACCGGCTTTCGGGAGCTGGGATTGCAACGACGAGTACGGGCTCCCTTTCACTCAGTGTTTCGAATCGGCGAGGCAAGCCGGCGGGTTGCTTCGCTACACTTACTCCGAGGATCGCGACCTGTACGTCACCGGCGATTTGTACCAGAATGACGTCGTCACTCCGGCCATGATCGTTGTTCCTCGCCGCAGG GCAAAAGCACGTTACCCACATGTGAAAGAAGCAAAAAAGGAGGAATGGGTGGTGAAGGAACCACCTAGCCCTGTTTCGCTGGCGCAGCCACCACGGCCGCCGCGAAAAGCTCCGAAAGCAGTGGATGAAGACCTCTACAAGATCTCCCCGGAGCTGCTCTACGCCAAACCCAAAAGG AAGAGAGGAATGGGCTTCTTTTCAAGCTGCTGGTTGCCAACCTGTGCTTCATGA